In one window of Eretmochelys imbricata isolate rEreImb1 chromosome 21, rEreImb1.hap1, whole genome shotgun sequence DNA:
- the ZNF76 gene encoding zinc finger protein 76, which produces MESLGLQAVTLTDGTTAYIQQAIKGEKLLEGQVIELEDGTTAYIHQVTVQKESIAFEDGQQVVLEDGSMAYIHNTPKEGYDANALEEVQLEDGSTAYIHRPVVMPAGSTILAVQAETGLEELAGEEEDDTFDADTINALKQYANKVTEEEERVNSSSHLKNEVSNKAPSQDLREEEMRSNGKGQQVGDRAFRCGYKGCGRLYTTAHHLKVHERAHTGDRPYRCDFPSCGKAFATGYGLKSHVRTHTGEKPYKCPEDMCSKAFKTSGDLQKHIRTHTGERPFKCPFEGCGRSFTTSNIRKVHIRTHTGERPYMCPEPSCGRGFTSATNYKNHMRIHTGEKPYMCTVPGCGKRFTEYSSLYKHHVVHTHCKPYTCNNCGKTYRQTSTLAMHKRSAHGELEATEESELALYEQQQLEAAAERGPALKRQHIAFLSEEEEEEDGIPTQVSLISQDGTQQVSLSHEDLQALGSAISMVTQSGTITMPQEDLAASGTHTVTMVSADGTETQPVTIVTAGAVMSEGSAIASLHHQQVALLATACGTHIAVQLEEQQSLEEAISMAAAAIQQESVTLNAAVSENGC; this is translated from the exons GAGAGAAGCTGCTTGAAGGGCAAGTGATTGAGCTTGAGGATGGGACGACAGCTTACATCCATCAAGTGACAGTCCAGAAAG AGTCTATAGCTTTTGAAGATGGGCAGCAAGTGGTGTTGGAAGATGGCAGCATGGCTTACATACACAACACACCTAAAG AGGGTTATGATGCCAATGCCCTGGAAGAGGTCCAGCTGGAGGATGGCTCCACTGCCTACATACATCGTCCTGTTGTCATGCCAGCTGGCAGCACCATCCTGGCCGTGCAGGCAGAAACAGGGCTGGAGGAattggctggggaggaggaagatgacaCCTTTGATGCTGATACCATTAATGCTCTCAAGCAATATGCCAACAAG GTCACTGAGGAGGAAGAGCGAGTGAATAGCAGCAGCCACTTGAAGAATGAGGTTTCGAACAAAGCCCCTTCCCAG GATCTGCGGGAAGAGGAGATGCGCAGCaacgggaaggggcagcaggttGGTGACAGAGCCTTCCGCTGTGGTTACAAAGGTTGCGGCCGTCTCTACACCACAGCCCACCATTTAAAG gTGCACGAGCGAGCTCACACGGGCGATCGGCCGTACAGGTGTGACTTCCCGAGCTGCGGGAAAGCATTTGCTACAG GGTACGGGCTGAAGAGCCACGTGAGAACGCACACTGGTGAGAAGCCGTACAAGTGCCCCGAGGACATGTGTAGCAAAGCCTTCAAAACCTCTGGGGACCTGCAGAAACACATCCGCACACACACAG GTGAGCGTCCCTTCAAATGCCCGTTTGAAGGTTGTGGCCGCTCGTTCACCACCTCCAACATCCGTAAGGTCCACATCCGGACACACACAGGGGAGCGGCCGTACATGTGTCCTGAGCCCAGCTGCGGGAGAGGCTTCACAAGTGCCACCAACTACAAGAACCACATGAGAATTCACACAG GCGAGAAGCCGTACATGTGCACTGTGCCGGGCTGCGGGAAACGCTTCACTGAGTACTCCAGTCTGTACAAGCACCACGTGGTCCACACCCACTGCAAGCCCTACACCTGCAACAACTGCGGGAAGACCTACCGCCAGACCTCCACGCTGGCCATGCACAAGCGCAGCGCCCACGGAGAGCTGGAGGCCACAGAGGAGAGCGAGCTGGCGCTCTAcgaacagcagcagctggaag ctgctgcagaaaggGGCCCCGCACTGAAGCGCCAGCACATTGCTTTCCtttcggaggaggaggaggaggaggatggcatACCTACCCAGGTTTCACTTATCTCTCAGGATGGAACACAGCAG GTCAGTCTGTCCCACGAGGACTTACAGGCACTGGGCAGTGCCATCAGCATGGTAACGCAGAGTGGCACCATCACAATGCCACAGGAAGACCTCGCGGCTTCCGGCACGCACACCGTCACCATGGTCAGTGCCGATGGGACTGAGACACAGCCG GTTACCATAGTCACCGCAGGGGCAGTGATGTCTGAAGGGTCAGCCATCGCATCCCTCCATCACCAGCAAGTGGCGCTGCTAGCAACTGCCTGCGGCACTCATATTGCAGTGCAG ctggaagagcagcagagcCTGGAGGAAGCCATCAGCATGGCAGCGGCAGCCATTCAGCAGGAGTCTGTAACGCTCAATGCGGCTGTGTCTGAGAACGGGTGCTGA